One Pseudomonas sp. HOU2 genomic window carries:
- a CDS encoding CsiV family protein, with product MRLFRSLTLLLTFVAPMAFADDLYQVEMILVRQNAVPAIVSRAAPEDWAAGAQRLGDDSLRTPALGDVASKLSASGDYSVLMHKAWQQTLGEAPTKVAVSDGKEQFGQFPIEGTLEMKLGRFTDVNADFWVNQIDSNGLVTASERLKQDSHTKNGQLNYLDNGHLALLIKITSLTAPAPRQAPEAIPD from the coding sequence ATGCGCCTGTTTCGCTCACTGACTTTGCTACTCACTTTCGTAGCACCGATGGCGTTTGCCGATGATCTGTATCAGGTCGAAATGATTCTGGTGCGCCAGAACGCCGTGCCGGCGATCGTCAGCCGTGCCGCCCCGGAAGACTGGGCCGCCGGCGCTCAACGCCTGGGTGATGACAGCCTGCGCACACCCGCGCTCGGCGACGTTGCCAGCAAACTCAGCGCCAGCGGTGATTACAGCGTGCTGATGCACAAGGCCTGGCAGCAGACCCTCGGCGAAGCGCCAACCAAGGTTGCCGTCAGCGACGGCAAGGAACAGTTCGGTCAGTTCCCGATCGAGGGCACCCTGGAAATGAAACTCGGGCGCTTCACCGACGTGAACGCCGACTTCTGGGTCAACCAGATCGACAGCAACGGCCTGGTCACCGCCAGTGAGCGCCTGAAGCAGGACAGCCACACCAAGAATGGCCAACTCAACTACCTCGACAACGGCCACCTGGCGCTGCTGATCAAGATCACTTCCCTGACGGCGCCCGCCCCACGGCAAGCCCCTGAAGCGATTCCGGACTGA
- a CDS encoding glyceraldehyde-3-phosphate dehydrogenase, protein MWKVPVTQKPDQCLGEWIDREALAEAMIPLIGQLYRNNNVVSSIYGRSLINQSVIAILKAHRFARHRSSDDSELSVHETFPLLKAMSELKLGAASVDLGKLAFKFRSEGNGRSAEQFVREELADVVGQQNASARKGTDVVLYGFGRIGRLLARILIEKTGGGDGLRLRAIVVRKGAENDLTKRASLLRRDSVHGPFNGTIVIDEENNTITANGNLIQVIYAKNPTEVDYTQYGIKDALLVDNTGVWRDADGLGQHLQCPGVARVVLTAPGKGKLKNIVHGINHNEITTDDKIVSAASCTTNAIVPVLKAVNDKFGIINGHVETVHSYTNDQNLIDNFHKGDRRGRSAALNMVITETGAATAAAKALPELAGKLTGNAIRVPTPNVSMAILNLNLEKAASREEMNEYLRYMALHSDLHKQIDFVNSQEVVSTDFVGSRHAGVVDAEATIVQDNRVVLYVWYDNEFGYSCQVVRVMEDMAGVNPPAFPR, encoded by the coding sequence ATGTGGAAGGTTCCCGTGACTCAGAAGCCCGACCAGTGTCTTGGTGAATGGATCGACCGTGAAGCACTCGCAGAAGCGATGATTCCGCTTATCGGTCAGCTCTACCGCAATAATAACGTGGTGAGCTCGATCTATGGCCGCAGCCTGATCAACCAGTCTGTCATCGCGATTCTCAAAGCGCACCGCTTTGCTCGCCACCGTTCCTCCGACGATAGCGAACTCTCCGTCCACGAAACATTCCCTCTGCTGAAAGCCATGAGCGAGCTCAAGCTCGGCGCGGCTTCGGTAGACCTGGGCAAGTTGGCGTTCAAATTCCGCAGCGAAGGCAATGGCCGCAGCGCCGAGCAGTTCGTGCGTGAAGAACTGGCTGACGTGGTTGGTCAGCAAAACGCTTCGGCCCGTAAAGGCACTGACGTTGTGCTGTACGGCTTCGGTCGTATCGGCCGTCTGCTGGCGCGCATTCTGATCGAGAAAACCGGTGGTGGCGACGGTCTGCGTCTGCGTGCCATCGTCGTGCGCAAAGGCGCCGAAAACGATCTGACCAAACGCGCCAGCCTGCTGCGTCGCGATTCGGTACACGGTCCGTTCAACGGCACCATCGTCATCGACGAAGAAAACAACACCATCACCGCCAACGGTAACCTGATCCAGGTGATCTACGCGAAGAACCCGACCGAGGTGGATTACACCCAGTACGGCATCAAAGACGCGCTGCTGGTGGACAACACCGGTGTATGGCGTGACGCCGATGGCCTGGGTCAGCACCTGCAATGCCCGGGTGTCGCTCGCGTTGTTCTGACCGCGCCTGGCAAAGGCAAGCTGAAGAACATCGTTCACGGTATCAACCACAACGAAATCACCACTGACGACAAGATCGTGTCCGCCGCTTCCTGCACCACCAACGCCATCGTGCCGGTGCTGAAGGCTGTGAATGACAAGTTCGGCATCATCAACGGTCACGTCGAAACCGTTCACTCGTACACCAACGACCAGAACCTGATCGACAACTTCCACAAGGGCGATCGCCGTGGCCGTTCCGCCGCGCTGAACATGGTGATCACCGAGACCGGTGCTGCCACCGCTGCTGCCAAGGCTCTGCCTGAGCTGGCCGGCAAGCTGACCGGTAACGCGATCCGCGTTCCGACGCCAAACGTGTCGATGGCCATTCTCAACCTGAACCTTGAGAAAGCCGCCAGCCGTGAAGAGATGAACGAGTACCTGCGCTACATGGCGCTGCACTCCGATCTGCACAAGCAAATCGACTTCGTCAACTCGCAGGAAGTGGTGTCCACCGACTTCGTGGGTTCGCGTCACGCCGGTGTGGTCGACGCTGAAGCGACCATCGTTCAGGACAACCGCGTTGTTCTGTACGTCTGGTACGACAACGAGTTCGGCTACAGCTGCCAGGTGGTTCGCGTGATGGAAGACATGGCCGGTGTAAACCCGCCAGCGTTCCCGCGCTAA
- the mfd gene encoding transcription-repair coupling factor — MPVLRLPLLPAAAGKQHWGNLPGAALSLAIAEAASAAKRFTLLLTADSQSAERLEQELSFFAPDLPVLHFPDWETLPYDLFSPHQDIISQRIASLYRLPELAHGVLVVPITTALHRLAPTKFLLGSSLVLDVGQKLDVEQMRSRLEASGYRYVDTVYEHGEFTVRGALIDLFPMGSKLPYRIDLFDDEIETLRTFDPENQRSIDKVDSVKLLPAREFPLQKDAVTRFKARFRERFDVDFRRCPIFQDLSSGITPAGIEYYLPLFFDETSTLFDYLPQDTQVFSLPGIEQAAENFWNDVRNRYEERRVDPSRPLLPPAELFLPVEDCFARLKSWPRVVASQQDVESGAGRERFPAQALPNLAIEAKATQPLAALSAFLDEFPGRVLFTAESAGRREVLLELLERLKLRPRTVDSWPDFVSSKDRLAITIAPLDEGLMLDDPALALVAESPLFGQRVMQRRRREKRADANNDAVIKNLTELREGAPVVHIDHGVGRYLGLTILEIDNQAAEFLTLEYAENAKLYVPVANLHLIARYTGSDDSLAPLHRLGSETWQKAKRKAAEQVRDVAAELLDIYARRAAREGYAFADPKADYATFSAGFPFEETPDQQATIEAVREDMLAPKPMDRLVCGDVGFGKTEVAMRAAFIAVHGGRQVAILVPTTLLAQQHYNSFRDRFADWPVTVEVMSRFKSAKEVNAAIADLAEGKIDIVIGTHKLLSDDVKIKNLGLVIIDEEHRFGVRQKEQLKALRSEVDILTLTATPIPRTLNMAVSGMRDLSIIATPPARRLSVRTFVMEQNKSTVKEALLRELLRGGQVYYLHNDVKTIEKCAADLAELVPEARIGIGHGQMRERELEQVMSDFYHKRFNVLIASTIIETGIDVPSANTIIIERADKFGLAQLHQLRGRVGRSHHQAYAYLLTPPRQQITSDAEKRLEAIANTQDLGAGFVLATNDLEIRGAGELLGDGQSGQIQAVGFTLYMEMLERAVKSIRKGEQPNLDQPLGGGPEVNLRVPALIPEDYLPDVHARLILYKRIASATDEEGLKDLQVEMIDRFGLLPEPTKNLVRITALKLQAEQLGIKKVDGGPQGGRIEFAAQTPVDPMTLIKLIQTQPKRYKFEGATMFKFQVPMERPEERFNTVEALFERLLPKTV, encoded by the coding sequence GTGCCCGTTCTGCGTCTACCGCTTCTCCCTGCCGCGGCAGGTAAACAGCATTGGGGCAACCTGCCCGGTGCTGCCCTCAGCCTCGCGATTGCCGAGGCTGCCAGCGCTGCCAAGCGCTTCACCCTGCTACTGACCGCCGACAGCCAGAGTGCCGAACGGCTGGAACAGGAGCTGAGTTTCTTCGCCCCGGATTTGCCCGTGCTGCATTTCCCCGACTGGGAAACCCTGCCGTACGATTTGTTCTCGCCGCACCAGGACATCATTTCCCAGCGCATCGCCAGTCTTTATAGGCTGCCGGAACTGGCGCACGGCGTGCTGGTGGTGCCAATCACCACCGCCCTGCACCGCCTGGCGCCGACCAAGTTCCTGCTCGGCAGCAGTCTGGTGCTGGATGTCGGACAGAAGCTCGATGTCGAACAGATGCGCTCGCGCTTGGAAGCCAGCGGTTATCGTTACGTCGACACCGTATACGAGCACGGCGAGTTCACCGTGCGCGGCGCACTGATCGACCTGTTCCCGATGGGCAGCAAATTGCCGTATCGCATCGACCTGTTCGACGACGAAATCGAAACCCTGCGCACCTTCGACCCGGAAAACCAGCGTTCCATCGACAAGGTCGATTCGGTCAAGCTGCTGCCGGCCCGAGAATTTCCGCTGCAGAAAGATGCGGTCACCCGCTTCAAGGCGCGGTTCCGCGAGCGTTTCGACGTCGACTTCCGACGCTGCCCGATCTTCCAGGACCTGAGCAGCGGCATCACCCCGGCCGGTATCGAGTACTACCTGCCGCTGTTCTTCGACGAAACCTCGACGTTGTTCGATTACCTGCCGCAGGACACTCAAGTGTTCTCGCTGCCGGGCATCGAACAGGCGGCAGAAAACTTCTGGAACGACGTGCGCAATCGCTACGAAGAGCGCCGCGTCGATCCATCGCGCCCTCTATTGCCGCCTGCGGAATTGTTCCTGCCGGTGGAAGACTGCTTCGCCCGCCTCAAGAGCTGGCCACGGGTCGTCGCCAGTCAGCAGGACGTCGAATCCGGCGCCGGTCGCGAGCGCTTCCCGGCGCAGGCACTGCCAAACCTGGCGATCGAAGCCAAGGCCACGCAACCGCTGGCGGCGCTCTCGGCGTTCCTCGATGAATTCCCCGGGCGCGTGCTGTTCACCGCCGAATCCGCGGGCCGGCGTGAAGTCCTGCTGGAGCTGCTGGAACGTCTGAAGCTGCGGCCGAGAACCGTCGACAGCTGGCCGGACTTTGTCAGCAGCAAGGATCGTCTGGCGATCACCATCGCCCCGCTCGACGAAGGCTTGATGCTCGATGACCCGGCGCTGGCGCTGGTGGCGGAGAGCCCGCTGTTCGGTCAGCGCGTCATGCAGCGCCGGCGCCGGGAAAAACGCGCCGACGCCAACAACGATGCAGTGATCAAAAACCTTACCGAACTGCGCGAAGGCGCGCCGGTGGTGCATATCGATCACGGGGTCGGGCGCTATCTGGGCCTGACGATTCTGGAAATCGATAATCAGGCGGCCGAATTTCTCACCCTGGAATATGCGGAGAACGCCAAGCTCTACGTGCCGGTGGCCAACCTGCATCTGATCGCCCGTTACACCGGCAGCGATGACTCACTGGCGCCGCTGCACCGCCTCGGCTCCGAGACCTGGCAGAAAGCCAAGCGCAAGGCTGCCGAACAGGTGCGCGATGTCGCTGCTGAATTGCTCGACATCTATGCCCGTCGTGCCGCGCGTGAAGGCTATGCATTTGCCGACCCGAAAGCCGATTACGCAACTTTCAGCGCCGGCTTCCCGTTCGAAGAAACCCCGGATCAGCAAGCCACCATCGAAGCCGTACGCGAAGACATGCTTGCGCCAAAACCGATGGACCGGCTGGTCTGCGGCGACGTCGGTTTCGGCAAGACCGAAGTGGCGATGCGTGCTGCGTTCATCGCCGTGCACGGCGGACGTCAGGTGGCGATTCTGGTGCCGACCACCCTGCTCGCCCAGCAACACTACAACAGCTTCCGCGACCGCTTCGCCGACTGGCCGGTGACCGTGGAAGTGATGAGCCGCTTCAAGTCGGCCAAGGAAGTCAACGCGGCGATTGCCGATCTGGCGGAAGGCAAGATCGACATCGTCATCGGCACGCACAAGCTGCTGTCCGACGATGTAAAAATCAAAAACCTTGGCCTTGTCATCATCGATGAAGAACACCGTTTTGGTGTGCGGCAAAAAGAACAGCTCAAGGCCCTGCGCAGCGAAGTCGACATTCTCACGCTGACCGCCACGCCGATTCCGCGCACGCTGAACATGGCGGTGTCGGGCATGCGCGATCTGTCGATCATCGCCACGCCTCCGGCTCGACGCCTGTCGGTGCGCACCTTCGTCATGGAGCAGAACAAGAGCACGGTCAAAGAGGCCCTGCTGCGTGAACTGCTGCGTGGCGGTCAGGTGTACTACCTGCACAACGACGTCAAAACCATCGAGAAATGCGCGGCGGATCTCGCCGAACTGGTGCCGGAAGCACGGATCGGCATCGGTCACGGGCAGATGCGTGAGCGCGAACTCGAACAGGTGATGAGCGACTTCTACCACAAGCGCTTCAACGTGCTGATCGCCTCGACCATCATCGAGACCGGCATCGACGTGCCGAGCGCCAACACCATCATCATCGAGCGCGCCGACAAGTTCGGTCTGGCGCAATTGCACCAGTTGCGCGGACGTGTCGGTCGCAGTCACCACCAGGCTTACGCCTACCTGTTGACGCCGCCGCGCCAGCAAATCACTTCCGATGCGGAAAAGCGTCTGGAAGCGATTGCCAACACTCAGGACCTCGGTGCCGGTTTCGTCCTGGCGACCAACGATCTGGAAATCCGTGGCGCCGGCGAACTGCTGGGCGACGGCCAGAGTGGGCAGATTCAGGCCGTAGGCTTCACGCTGTATATGGAAATGCTCGAGCGCGCAGTGAAGTCGATCCGCAAGGGCGAACAACCGAACCTTGACCAACCGCTCGGCGGTGGCCCGGAGGTCAATCTGCGCGTGCCGGCACTGATTCCGGAAGACTATCTGCCGGATGTTCACGCCCGCCTGATTCTGTACAAGCGCATCGCTTCGGCCACCGATGAGGAAGGCCTGAAGGATCTGCAAGTGGAGATGATCGACCGCTTCGGTCTGCTGCCGGAGCCAACCAAGAATCTGGTGCGCATCACTGCACTGAAGTTGCAGGCCGAGCAACTGGGCATCAAGAAAGTCGACGGAGGCCCGCAAGGTGGACGCATCGAGTTCGCCGCGCAGACGCCAGTCGACCCGATGACCTTGATCAAACTGATCCAGACTCAGCCAAAACGCTACAAATTCGAAGGCGCGACGATGTTCAAGTTCCAGGTGCCGATGGAACGCCCGGAAGAGCGCTTTAATACTGTAGAGGCGCTGTTCGAGCGACTCCTCCCGAAAACCGTTTGA